Proteins encoded together in one Catellatospora citrea window:
- a CDS encoding carbohydrate ABC transporter permease translates to MTTTTAATAVPRRRRRARPAGGRGKPLSYLLLAAVLASSVFPLYWTFVVASSDNSAIGEATPPLVPGGNLMENISRVFDSSEFSLALMNSAIVATTVAVGNVFFSALAGFAFARLRFRGRNALLVTVVATMMVPTQLGIIPLYLLTTELGWTGHLQALIVPALVSAFGVFWMRQAVDETVPTELVEAAMMDGCSLVRIFWHVALPAIRPAAAVLGLFTFMGAWNDFFWPLVVLNPENPTVQVALSVLASGYYTDYALMLTGALLGVLPVLAVFLLLARQIVGGIMAGAVKG, encoded by the coding sequence ATGACCACCACCACCGCAGCCACCGCCGTGCCCCGCCGCCGACGCCGGGCCCGCCCCGCCGGCGGCCGCGGCAAGCCGCTGAGCTACCTGCTGCTGGCCGCCGTGCTCGCCTCGTCCGTCTTCCCGCTGTACTGGACCTTCGTCGTGGCCAGCTCCGACAACAGCGCCATCGGCGAGGCCACCCCGCCGCTGGTGCCCGGCGGCAACCTGATGGAGAACATCAGCCGGGTCTTCGACAGCTCCGAGTTCTCCCTCGCGCTGATGAACTCGGCGATCGTGGCCACCACCGTCGCGGTCGGCAACGTGTTCTTCTCCGCGCTGGCCGGCTTCGCGTTCGCCCGGCTGCGCTTCCGCGGCCGCAACGCGCTGCTGGTCACCGTCGTGGCCACCATGATGGTGCCGACCCAGCTCGGCATCATCCCGCTCTACCTGCTCACCACCGAACTCGGCTGGACCGGGCACCTGCAGGCGCTGATAGTGCCCGCGCTGGTGTCGGCGTTCGGCGTGTTCTGGATGCGCCAGGCCGTCGACGAGACCGTGCCCACCGAGTTGGTCGAGGCCGCGATGATGGACGGCTGCTCGCTGGTGCGCATCTTCTGGCACGTGGCGCTGCCCGCGATCCGGCCCGCCGCGGCGGTGCTGGGCCTGTTCACCTTCATGGGCGCGTGGAACGACTTCTTCTGGCCCCTGGTCGTGCTCAACCCGGAGAACCCCACCGTGCAGGTCGCGCTGTCCGTGCTGGCCAGCGGTTACTACACCGACTACGCGCTGATGCTGACCGGCGCGCTGCTCGGCGTGCTGCCGGTGCTGGCCGTGTTCCTGCTGCTGGCCCGGCAGATCGTGGGCGGCATCATGGCCGGCGCGGTGAAGGGATGA
- a CDS encoding glycoside hydrolase family 43 protein, translating into MIRNPILPGFHPDPSILRVGEDYYLATSTFEWLPGVRLHHSRDLVHWRPLGGVLTEPRLLDLTGTPDSGGVWAPCLSYADGVFYVVFTNVAGYAGGFWDVPNHVVTATSIEGPWSDPVPLHARGFDPSLFHDEGGRSWLLSNDLDWRPGHHWSAGIIAQEFDRDTGKLLGEPVTIFSGTPALYTEGPHIYRRDGWYYLLTAEGGTGWDHQVTVARSRSLLGPYQVDPVTPLLSAAREPRLPLQKAGHGSLVQTPAGQWYLAYLVGRPLTERDECVLGRETALAPVHWTADGWPRIEGARPALTVPAPDLPAHPWPAEPETDDFAAPVLGPQWSTLRRPFHADWASLHARPGHLRLHGGRSPSSKVDTSLVARRVTAAKCTFTASVEADPRSPQQLAGITAYYNTRNWHYAYLTWREGLGRCLELLSCGRGRLHRPAHTPAPVPPTGPVHLRADLDLPDLRFSWSADGDTWHRLGSALDARILSDEHAIEASPDGVFQIWGFTGAFLGLWSHDLSGNAMPADFAHATYTV; encoded by the coding sequence ATGATCCGCAACCCGATCCTGCCCGGCTTCCACCCCGACCCGTCGATCCTGCGGGTGGGCGAGGACTACTACCTGGCCACGTCGACGTTCGAGTGGCTGCCGGGGGTGCGCCTGCACCACTCGCGCGACCTGGTGCACTGGCGGCCGCTGGGCGGCGTGCTGACCGAGCCGCGGCTGCTGGACCTGACCGGCACGCCCGACTCCGGCGGGGTGTGGGCCCCGTGCCTGTCGTACGCCGATGGGGTGTTCTACGTGGTGTTCACGAACGTCGCCGGGTATGCCGGCGGGTTCTGGGACGTGCCCAACCACGTCGTCACGGCGACGTCGATCGAGGGGCCATGGTCGGACCCGGTGCCGCTGCATGCCCGCGGCTTCGACCCGTCGCTGTTCCACGACGAGGGCGGCCGCAGCTGGCTGCTCAGCAACGACCTCGACTGGCGGCCGGGACACCACTGGTCGGCGGGCATCATCGCGCAGGAGTTCGACCGGGACACCGGCAAGCTGCTCGGCGAACCCGTCACGATCTTCAGCGGCACGCCCGCGCTGTACACCGAAGGCCCGCACATCTATCGCCGCGACGGGTGGTACTACCTGCTCACCGCCGAGGGCGGCACCGGTTGGGACCACCAGGTGACGGTGGCGCGGTCGCGGTCGCTGCTCGGGCCGTACCAGGTCGACCCGGTCACGCCGCTGCTGAGCGCGGCCCGCGAGCCCCGGCTGCCGTTGCAGAAGGCCGGGCACGGCAGCCTGGTGCAGACCCCGGCCGGGCAGTGGTACCTGGCATACCTGGTCGGACGGCCGCTCACCGAGCGCGACGAGTGCGTGCTCGGACGGGAGACCGCACTGGCCCCCGTGCACTGGACCGCTGACGGCTGGCCGCGCATCGAGGGAGCACGGCCCGCGCTCACCGTCCCGGCCCCGGACCTGCCCGCGCACCCGTGGCCCGCCGAACCGGAGACCGACGACTTCGCCGCGCCCGTGCTCGGCCCGCAGTGGAGCACGCTGCGGCGGCCGTTCCACGCCGACTGGGCGTCGCTGCACGCCCGGCCCGGCCACCTGCGGCTGCACGGCGGGCGCTCGCCGTCGTCGAAGGTCGACACCAGCCTGGTGGCGCGCCGGGTCACGGCGGCGAAGTGCACGTTCACGGCGTCGGTCGAGGCCGACCCGCGCAGCCCGCAGCAGCTCGCCGGGATCACCGCGTACTACAACACCCGCAACTGGCACTACGCGTACCTGACCTGGCGGGAGGGCCTCGGTCGCTGCCTGGAGCTGCTGTCCTGCGGCCGCGGCCGCCTGCACCGTCCCGCGCATACGCCGGCCCCGGTCCCGCCGACCGGTCCGGTCCACCTGCGGGCCGACCTCGACCTGCCGGACCTGCGCTTCAGCTGGTCGGCCGACGGCGACACCTGGCACCGCCTGGGCTCCGCCCTGGACGCCCGGATCCTGTCCGACGAGCACGCCATCGAGGCGAGCCCCGACGGCGTCTTCCAGATCTGGGGCTTCACCGGCGCGTTCCTCGGCCTGTGGTCCCACGACCTGTCCGGCAACGCCATGCCCGCCGACTTCGCCCATGCCACGTACACCGTGTGA
- a CDS encoding AfsR/SARP family transcriptional regulator, whose product MSLPRAQDGSAPPAARLSLLGGFELAVQDEPVPVSGGSARLLAFVAMRCRAAVPRALVAQTLWPDVPERCAYANLRSALSRLPRASRDALDVHPDEIHLARHVSVDLHRARRTAYRALDPAVAVHDLGLDPETMKDLSTDLLPGWYDDWVLLEADNWRQLRLGALEAVAVGLIEVGRFAEAQVAALTAVRDDPLRETGHSILIRAHLAAGNRGEALRDLDRYERYLHNDLGLEPTPELRQLVADLIRTVSPH is encoded by the coding sequence ATGTCCCTTCCTCGGGCGCAGGACGGCAGTGCGCCACCCGCGGCACGCCTCTCGCTGCTCGGTGGTTTCGAGCTGGCCGTGCAGGACGAGCCCGTGCCGGTGTCGGGCGGGTCGGCGCGCCTGCTGGCGTTCGTGGCGATGCGCTGCCGTGCCGCGGTGCCGCGTGCCCTGGTGGCGCAGACCCTCTGGCCTGACGTGCCGGAACGGTGCGCCTACGCGAACCTGCGCTCGGCGCTGTCCCGGCTGCCCCGGGCCTCCCGGGACGCGCTCGACGTCCATCCCGACGAGATCCACCTGGCCCGGCACGTCAGCGTGGACCTGCACCGCGCCCGCCGGACGGCATACCGCGCGCTCGATCCGGCCGTGGCCGTGCACGACCTCGGGCTGGATCCGGAGACCATGAAGGACCTCTCGACCGATCTCCTGCCCGGCTGGTACGACGACTGGGTCCTGCTGGAGGCCGACAACTGGCGACAGCTGCGGCTGGGCGCGCTGGAAGCGGTGGCGGTCGGGCTCATCGAGGTGGGACGGTTCGCCGAGGCGCAGGTGGCCGCGCTGACCGCGGTCCGCGACGATCCACTGCGGGAGACGGGCCACTCCATCCTGATCCGAGCGCACCTCGCCGCGGGCAATCGCGGCGAGGCACTGCGCGACCTGGACCGCTACGAGCGGTACCTGCACAACGATCTCGGGCTCGAACCGACGCCCGAGCTCCGCCAACTCGTCGCCGACCTGATCCGCACCGTCTCCCCCCACTGA
- a CDS encoding VOC family protein, which translates to MITNISLVTVYCLDQDKARDFYVDVLGFEAGADITMGEGFRWVTVRHPSQPELQVTLMTPGPPLDADAADFIRRQLEKGAMGGLGLSVDDCRKTFEELSAKGVVFLQEPADRPYGVEAVMRDNSGNWLVLVEEKQWTPENFDYPRD; encoded by the coding sequence ATGATCACAAACATCTCACTGGTCACCGTGTACTGCCTCGACCAGGACAAGGCCCGCGACTTCTACGTGGACGTGCTCGGCTTCGAGGCCGGGGCCGACATCACCATGGGCGAGGGCTTCCGCTGGGTGACCGTCCGGCACCCGAGCCAGCCCGAACTGCAGGTCACCCTGATGACGCCGGGCCCGCCGCTGGACGCCGACGCCGCCGACTTCATCCGCCGCCAGCTGGAGAAGGGCGCGATGGGCGGGCTCGGCCTGAGCGTCGACGACTGCCGCAAGACGTTCGAGGAGCTCAGCGCCAAGGGCGTGGTGTTCCTGCAGGAGCCGGCCGACCGCCCGTACGGCGTCGAGGCGGTCATGCGCGACAACTCCGGCAACTGGCTGGTCCTCGTCGAGGAGAAGCAGTGGACCCCGGAGAACTTCGACTACCCCCGCGACTGA
- a CDS encoding helix-turn-helix domain-containing protein — protein MARVSRPVAVDLLPHLRRARDHIDRHYAEALDLDRLARVAGVSKFHFVRSFEATYGETPIRYLTRRRIERAQDLLRLANLTVTEVCMIVGFASLGSFSTRFRALTGETPTAYRDRWAARGGPHVPGCFLFMRGVLDLGGTTGHPTAGAADRAISEKPQLSTES, from the coding sequence ATGGCGAGGGTGTCCCGGCCGGTGGCGGTGGACCTGCTGCCCCACCTGCGGCGGGCGCGCGATCACATCGACCGCCACTACGCCGAGGCGCTCGACCTGGACCGGCTGGCCCGGGTGGCGGGTGTGTCCAAGTTCCACTTCGTCCGCAGCTTCGAGGCGACGTACGGGGAGACGCCGATCCGCTACCTCACCCGGCGCCGCATCGAGCGGGCCCAGGACCTGCTGCGCCTGGCCAACCTGACCGTGACCGAAGTGTGCATGATCGTCGGCTTCGCCAGCCTCGGCTCGTTCTCGACCCGGTTCCGGGCGCTGACCGGCGAGACGCCGACGGCATACCGCGACCGCTGGGCGGCCCGGGGCGGCCCGCACGTGCCCGGCTGTTTCCTGTTCATGCGCGGCGTGCTCGACCTGGGCGGCACCACCGGGCATCCCACGGCGGGTGCCGCAGACCGCGCAATCTCGGAGAAGCCGCAGCTCAGCACCGAGTCCTAG
- a CDS encoding VOC family protein, translating into MIQPISYVELNSPDLDATSSFLSAAFGWRPQPFAAPDYLVAAHGDAAGVDTGIMPSRDGQPRAVPVIRVEEMAAAIERVRLHGGTVVVEPFTITGVGQGCYITDPAGLLIGLHAYDAAA; encoded by the coding sequence ATGATCCAGCCCATCAGCTACGTCGAGCTCAACAGTCCGGACCTCGATGCGACGTCGTCGTTCCTGTCGGCCGCGTTCGGCTGGCGGCCGCAGCCGTTCGCCGCCCCGGACTACCTGGTCGCGGCGCACGGCGACGCCGCCGGTGTCGACACCGGCATCATGCCGTCGCGTGACGGGCAGCCCCGGGCGGTTCCGGTGATCCGGGTCGAGGAGATGGCGGCGGCGATCGAGCGGGTGCGTCTCCACGGCGGGACCGTCGTGGTCGAGCCGTTCACCATCACCGGGGTCGGCCAGGGCTGCTACATCACGGACCCGGCGGGGCTGCTGATCGGCCTGCACGCGTACGACGCCGCAGCCTGA
- a CDS encoding ArsR/SmtB family transcription factor, with protein MRSRRERRRACRGAGVVVAGLDEILNAVADGTRRAIVQRLAHGPATTGQLAELVPMSRPAVSQHIKVLQEAGLLRTTLIGRHRWHQLDTGALAAVENWAHRIAQIARTAPELRLPAAPDKEKP; from the coding sequence ATGCGGTCGCGCAGGGAACGGCGGCGGGCCTGCCGCGGCGCGGGGGTGGTGGTGGCCGGGCTCGACGAGATCCTCAACGCGGTCGCCGACGGCACCCGGCGGGCGATCGTGCAGCGGCTCGCCCACGGCCCCGCGACGACGGGTCAGCTCGCCGAGCTGGTGCCGATGAGCCGTCCCGCCGTCTCGCAGCACATCAAGGTGCTGCAGGAGGCGGGTTTGCTGCGCACCACGCTGATCGGCCGGCACCGCTGGCATCAGCTCGACACCGGGGCCCTGGCCGCGGTCGAGAACTGGGCGCACCGCATCGCGCAGATCGCCCGCACCGCACCCGAGCTGCGCCTGCCGGCAGCGCCCGACAAGGAGAAACCATGA
- a CDS encoding GNAT family N-acetyltransferase yields MTDGLVIPELDAGPFLLRPFRAGDLPLLAEAAADPYIPVISSVPVPYSEADGLAFVQRQHDRAREGVGYSLAIVDRAEDRAVGQIGLWVTELAEGRAATGYWIAPSGRGRGAAGHALAAVARFALTDLAIPRVHLHVEPWNTASVRTAERAGFRREGLLRSWMELGGTRRDMLLFARLAADEPSPAAP; encoded by the coding sequence ATGACCGACGGACTGGTGATCCCCGAACTCGACGCGGGACCGTTCCTGCTGCGCCCGTTCCGGGCCGGCGACCTGCCGCTGCTCGCGGAGGCCGCCGCGGATCCGTACATCCCGGTGATCAGCTCGGTGCCGGTGCCGTACAGCGAGGCCGACGGGCTGGCGTTCGTGCAGCGCCAGCACGACCGGGCGCGGGAGGGCGTCGGATACTCCCTGGCGATCGTCGACCGCGCCGAGGACCGGGCAGTCGGCCAGATCGGCCTGTGGGTCACCGAACTGGCCGAGGGCCGGGCCGCGACCGGCTACTGGATCGCGCCCTCCGGCCGCGGACGCGGCGCGGCCGGGCACGCGCTGGCGGCGGTGGCCCGCTTCGCGCTGACCGATCTCGCGATTCCGCGGGTGCATCTGCACGTCGAGCCGTGGAACACCGCGTCGGTGCGCACCGCCGAGCGCGCCGGGTTCCGGCGCGAGGGCCTGCTGCGCAGTTGGATGGAGCTGGGCGGGACACGCCGCGACATGCTGCTGTTCGCCCGCCTGGCCGCCGACGAGCCCAGCCCGGCCGCGCCCTGA
- a CDS encoding macro domain-containing protein, whose protein sequence is MTVIEVVLGDITAEDVAAIVTAANESLLGGGGVDGAIHRAAGPELARAGGAIAPCDPGDAKATPAFDLDPPVRHVIHTVGPVWEGGTYGEDDTLASCYRRCLEVADELGAAEVAFPAIATGVYGFPPERAARIAVATIRSTPTRVHRVRLVAFDAAARDLLLDALNG, encoded by the coding sequence ATGACCGTCATCGAGGTCGTGCTCGGCGACATCACCGCCGAGGATGTCGCCGCCATCGTGACCGCGGCCAACGAATCGCTGCTGGGCGGCGGCGGAGTGGACGGGGCCATCCATCGCGCGGCCGGCCCGGAACTGGCGCGGGCCGGCGGGGCGATCGCGCCGTGCGACCCCGGCGACGCCAAGGCGACCCCGGCGTTCGACCTGGACCCGCCGGTGCGCCACGTCATCCACACGGTCGGCCCGGTCTGGGAGGGCGGGACGTACGGCGAGGACGACACTCTCGCCTCCTGCTACCGCCGCTGCCTGGAGGTGGCCGACGAGCTCGGCGCGGCCGAGGTTGCCTTCCCGGCGATCGCCACCGGTGTCTACGGCTTCCCGCCCGAGCGCGCCGCCCGCATCGCGGTCGCGACCATCCGGTCCACCCCCACCCGGGTGCACCGCGTACGCCTGGTCGCCTTCGACGCTGCCGCCCGCGACCTGCTGCTCGACGCGCTGAACGGCTGA
- a CDS encoding DUF5522 domain-containing protein has product MVEPRQRWPLAPRELDEPHPSRLREDHPGRAEILARHAEALRDGTPGYLDPSSGLFVLSAGFLAKRGFCCTRGCRHCPYVT; this is encoded by the coding sequence ATGGTCGAACCCCGGCAGCGATGGCCGCTGGCACCGCGTGAGCTGGACGAACCGCATCCGTCGCGGCTGCGCGAGGACCATCCGGGCCGTGCCGAAATCCTGGCCCGGCATGCCGAGGCGCTGCGCGACGGCACCCCTGGCTACCTCGACCCGTCCTCCGGCCTGTTCGTGCTGAGCGCCGGGTTCCTCGCCAAGCGCGGGTTCTGCTGCACCCGGGGCTGCCGCCACTGCCCGTACGTGACCTGA
- a CDS encoding GNAT family N-acetyltransferase, translated as MIETRRAVAGDAAELVRLRAVMLGAMAGQPVEPGPWQQEALAMLRARLAEPAPTTVAYVVDAPDGVGLAACAVGAVDLRLGGPANPSGRTGYVYNVVTDAAYRRRGFSRACMSALLDWFADCGVSTVDLRATADGEPLYRELGFAPVSHTSLRWVAGRR; from the coding sequence GTGATCGAGACGCGGCGAGCGGTGGCGGGGGACGCGGCGGAGCTGGTCAGGCTGCGGGCGGTGATGCTCGGCGCGATGGCGGGGCAGCCGGTCGAGCCGGGGCCGTGGCAGCAGGAGGCGCTGGCGATGCTGCGGGCGCGGCTGGCGGAGCCGGCGCCGACGACGGTGGCGTACGTGGTGGACGCGCCGGACGGGGTCGGCCTGGCCGCGTGTGCGGTGGGCGCCGTCGACCTGCGGTTGGGCGGGCCGGCGAACCCGTCGGGGCGGACCGGGTACGTGTACAACGTGGTGACGGACGCGGCGTACCGCCGCCGGGGTTTCTCGCGGGCCTGCATGAGCGCGTTGCTGGACTGGTTCGCCGACTGCGGGGTGTCGACGGTCGATCTGCGGGCGACGGCCGACGGCGAGCCGCTCTACCGGGAACTGGGCTTCGCGCCGGTCTCGCACACCTCGCTGCGGTGGGTCGCCGGGCGGCGGTGA
- a CDS encoding DUF6158 family protein, whose protein sequence is MRSDVADRSGIPAAALSNHELSRELASLHRTRHDTFVHGSDSALANHDQRSRELELEYLRRFPERDPDPRRLRPVG, encoded by the coding sequence ATGAGGTCCGACGTGGCCGACCGCAGCGGCATACCGGCCGCCGCGCTGAGCAACCACGAGCTGTCCCGCGAGCTGGCGTCGCTGCACCGCACGCGGCACGACACGTTCGTGCACGGTTCGGACAGCGCGCTGGCCAACCATGATCAGCGCAGCCGCGAGCTGGAACTGGAATACCTGCGGCGGTTCCCCGAACGCGATCCCGATCCGCGGCGGCTGCGCCCCGTCGGCTGA
- a CDS encoding CBS domain-containing protein, which produces MTVRTVREVMSAPVISVGTATPYKEIIDRLAEHGISSVPVLDPGGVVVGIVSEADLLHKLALSGEEPQRHLFERRRRAVARAKAEGDQAEDLMTSPVITVAPDASVVAAARIMEDEHLKRLPVVDVEGMLVGIVSRRDLLRTYRRSDEAIRHDVVHDIIQGMLFVQPPEIDATVDEGVVTLTGGTGRRSSAQIAERLVRGVPGVIDVVNALTFEYDDTDRLNRRYEFNAEVDGPERPRDGTLGIE; this is translated from the coding sequence ATGACGGTGCGGACCGTGCGGGAGGTGATGTCCGCACCGGTGATCAGTGTGGGCACCGCGACGCCGTACAAGGAGATCATCGACCGGCTCGCCGAGCACGGGATCAGCTCCGTGCCCGTGCTGGACCCCGGCGGTGTGGTGGTCGGCATCGTCTCCGAGGCCGACCTGCTGCACAAACTGGCCCTGTCCGGCGAGGAGCCGCAGCGGCACCTGTTCGAGCGCCGGCGGCGGGCCGTGGCGCGGGCCAAGGCCGAGGGCGACCAGGCCGAGGATCTGATGACCAGCCCGGTGATCACCGTCGCGCCGGACGCCTCCGTCGTTGCGGCCGCCCGGATCATGGAGGACGAGCACCTCAAGCGGCTGCCGGTGGTCGACGTCGAGGGCATGCTGGTCGGCATCGTGTCGCGGCGTGACCTGCTGCGCACGTACCGCCGCTCGGACGAGGCCATCCGGCACGACGTGGTGCACGACATCATCCAGGGCATGCTGTTCGTGCAGCCGCCCGAGATCGACGCGACCGTCGACGAGGGCGTGGTGACGCTGACCGGCGGCACCGGCCGGCGCAGCTCGGCCCAGATCGCCGAGCGCCTGGTGCGCGGCGTGCCGGGCGTGATCGACGTGGTCAACGCGCTGACCTTCGAGTACGACGACACCGACCGCCTCAACCGGCGCTACGAGTTCAACGCCGAGGTGGACGGACCCGAGCGTCCCCGCGACGGCACGCTGGGGATCGAGTAG
- a CDS encoding GNAT family N-acetyltransferase — MLIPLLPGDIAPGSPVLAELAELYAGNAAFHRLSGEFGPEPESVSPTEVAGALTEELATPGVGVFLARVPGSGVPTGRDEADAAGGDPGAPLAGVVALLEAHPVDGFPWIGLLMVDARRTGRGLGRAVAEEVHDRLRRAGRPGVRLAVLANNPAALAFWTRLGYTEIDRRPDLQAGRDCIVMHRDL; from the coding sequence GTGCTGATCCCGCTGCTGCCCGGCGACATCGCTCCGGGCTCGCCCGTGCTGGCCGAGCTCGCGGAGCTCTACGCCGGCAACGCCGCCTTCCACCGCCTCAGCGGCGAGTTCGGCCCGGAACCGGAGTCGGTGAGCCCGACCGAGGTCGCCGGAGCGCTGACCGAGGAACTGGCGACGCCCGGCGTCGGGGTGTTCCTCGCCCGCGTCCCCGGGTCCGGCGTCCCGACCGGTCGGGACGAGGCGGATGCCGCCGGAGGTGACCCGGGCGCGCCGCTCGCCGGGGTGGTGGCGCTGCTGGAGGCGCACCCGGTCGACGGGTTCCCGTGGATCGGGCTGCTGATGGTCGACGCCCGGCGCACCGGTCGCGGGCTGGGCCGCGCGGTGGCCGAGGAGGTCCACGACCGGCTGCGCCGGGCGGGCCGGCCCGGGGTGCGGCTGGCCGTGCTGGCGAACAACCCGGCCGCGCTCGCGTTCTGGACCCGGCTCGGCTACACCGAGATCGACCGCCGCCCGGACCTCCAGGCCGGGCGCGACTGCATCGTGATGCACCGGGACCTGTGA
- a CDS encoding aldo/keto reductase encodes MQQRILGRTGRNVSVVGLGAWQLGADWGSVSEDDALAVLATAVDAGVNFIDTADVYGDGRSETLIGRFLRERGPGHGITVATKMGRRVAQEPANYSMDNFRAWNDRSRANLGVDTLDLVQLHCPPTEVYSDEAVYDALDTLVQEKRIAAYGVSVETCDQALTAIARPNVASVQIIFNALRLKPLERVLPAAAAAGVGIIARVPLASGLLSGRYDEHTTFSADDHRTYNRHGEAFDVGETFSGVDFATGLAAVRRLAPVVPAGATMAQFALRWIIDQPGVSVVIPGARNPEQARANAAAADLPALLPDQLRVVTETYDDLIRPQIHHRW; translated from the coding sequence GTGCAGCAGCGAATCCTCGGCCGGACAGGCCGGAACGTGAGCGTGGTCGGGCTCGGCGCATGGCAGCTCGGCGCGGACTGGGGCAGCGTCAGTGAGGACGACGCCCTGGCGGTGCTCGCGACCGCGGTCGACGCGGGCGTGAACTTCATCGACACCGCCGACGTGTACGGCGACGGCCGGAGCGAGACCCTGATCGGCAGGTTCCTGCGCGAGCGCGGCCCCGGCCACGGGATCACCGTGGCCACCAAGATGGGCCGCCGGGTCGCCCAGGAACCCGCCAACTACTCGATGGACAACTTCCGGGCCTGGAACGACCGGTCCCGGGCCAACCTGGGCGTGGACACGCTGGACCTGGTACAGCTGCACTGCCCGCCGACCGAGGTCTACTCCGACGAGGCCGTCTACGACGCGCTGGACACGCTGGTGCAGGAGAAGCGCATCGCCGCGTACGGCGTCAGCGTGGAGACCTGCGACCAGGCGCTGACCGCGATCGCCCGGCCGAACGTGGCCTCCGTCCAGATCATCTTCAACGCGCTGCGGCTCAAGCCGCTGGAGCGGGTGCTGCCCGCCGCCGCGGCCGCCGGGGTGGGCATCATCGCCCGGGTCCCGCTGGCCAGTGGCCTGCTGTCGGGGCGCTACGACGAGCACACCACGTTCTCGGCCGACGACCACCGCACCTACAACCGCCACGGCGAGGCGTTCGACGTCGGCGAGACGTTCTCCGGCGTCGACTTCGCCACCGGCCTGGCCGCGGTGCGCCGGCTGGCTCCGGTGGTGCCCGCCGGCGCGACCATGGCCCAGTTCGCGCTGCGCTGGATCATCGACCAGCCCGGCGTCAGCGTGGTCATCCCCGGCGCCCGCAACCCGGAGCAGGCGCGCGCCAACGCCGCCGCCGCCGACCTGCCCGCCCTCCTGCCGGACCAGCTCCGCGTCGTCACCGAAACCTACGACGACCTGATCCGCCCCCAGATCCACCACCGCTGGTAG